GATATCATTGTTGATGCCAACGGTAAGATTCACATCGTCGGCTACAGCCAGGATTCACTCGGTCGTGCCGACTACTGCCGTTTGCGCTACTCCGCAACCGGTACCCTGGAACTGGTGAGCCTTTACAACAGCCCCTTTGACAACGCTGACGAGGGAAAGGCGATTGCGGTTGACAACCAGTTTAATGTGGTGGTAACCGGCAGGAGTTACGGTGGTCTTCCCCTGATGACCTATGACATTGTTACCGTGAAGTACGACTCCTCGGCTCCCGGGATTTCAGAGTCTGATGTTAAAACCCGGGCTTTTGGGACATTAAAGGTTCAGCCCAATCCGGCAAGAAACCGGGCAATCTTAAGCCTGCCCTTGAAGGCAGGAGAAGCGGCAACGATTGCCCTGTATGATGTTGCCGGTGCCCTTTGCCATCAGGAAAAGGTCTCTCTGTCAGGAGCGGGAAGCACCTATTCTCTGAACCTTGCTGGCTTCAATCCGGGCGTTTATATCTTGGAATTGAAACAGGGTGAGGGGAGTAGCCGGGTGAAACTGCAGGTGGTGAAGTGATGGGGCAAAAAGGAGATGAAATTTTTCGCTTGACAAAGGGCTGAAGATATGTATAATATGTGTGGGTCTGCCCCATTTATCCCAAACCAGCAGTCTGGGTTACGCTGCCACGAAAAGGGCAGGATAGCGCTGTCCTTTTTCTTTTGGGAGGCAGACCTTAGTGGAATTAAAAGCTAAAAAAGGAGGCATAAGATGACCGATAAAAGAAAAGCAGCGTTGCTGCTGACGATGATGCTGGTGGCGGCACTGTTTGCCGCAAACAGTCCAGCATATACAGTGACGCCTGAAAACCTCCAAAGAGCGCTTCCGCGAGCGAGCGCGGTTTTGACGCAAAAGGAGATAGTCAGTTCCAATGGTGGTCACCCATTGGATGCGGCAGCACCGATTGTTCCTGACCATCCCTCTCTACCCCCAACCGAACCATCGCCCAATGCGCAGCGGGTCTGGCAGCGGTTTGCGGACTTCCCTGACAACAATGGCACCTACCGGAGCGCGGGCTGCACCGACGGTCGTTACCACTATGTGGGTGGCGGCTGGATTGGTACCTCGGGTTCTGGCGGACCGTTCAACAAACTGTGGCGTTATGACCCGGCAACCGATGCCTGGACCGAACTGGCATCAATGCCGACAGCAATCTCCAACCACTGTATGATATGCCATCGCCAGAAGAGAAAGATTTTCATCCCTGGTGGCTATCCCAACTCGGTTGGAATGGTGTATGACATCGCCAGCAACGAATGGGGGAACTGGAGCGTTCCAATGCAGGACTACGGTCATGCGGGCGCCCCTTATGGCGACTCCATCCTGGTTGTTTTCGGCTCAAACAACCCTGGGACAACCTATCGGTACAGCATCCCTGATGATGAGTGGGCACAAAGGGCGAGCGCAACCGGTACAACCAGCCATGGTCAGATGGATGCGGGTGCTGGCGGTTTACTGTACTATGCGGGCGGCTGGTACCAGCAGACAACCTTCATTGCCTATGACCCATCAAGCAACTCCTGGAGCACCTTGCCCTCAATGCCGACCGGCAGGCACGGCTTAGGTCTGTGCGCCTATGGACC
Above is a window of candidate division WOR-3 bacterium DNA encoding:
- a CDS encoding kelch repeat-containing protein, coding for MTDKRKAALLLTMMLVAALFAANSPAYTVTPENLQRALPRASAVLTQKEIVSSNGGHPLDAAAPIVPDHPSLPPTEPSPNAQRVWQRFADFPDNNGTYRSAGCTDGRYHYVGGGWIGTSGSGGPFNKLWRYDPATDAWTELASMPTAISNHCMICHRQKRKIFIPGGYPNSVGMVYDIASNEWGNWSVPMQDYGHAGAPYGDSILVVFGSNNPGTTYRYSIPDDEWAQRASATGTTSHGQMDAGAGGLLYYAGGWYQQTTFIAYDPSSNSWSTLPSMPTGRHGLGLCAYGPYVLAYGGAQAWTEGNWVECYDVTTNEWTQEDPMPYRLGGSSFTSGCRGWAYYTSGVYASPANVHIGGQVTPPIDVGVTKIVVPSSPVVEPGMMITPVVEIANMGMDP